AGGTGCTCTCGGGGGCCAAGCAGGGCTTCTCGGCGCCCGACGCGTCGTGGTTCAAGGGCGAGAGCCTGGCCTATGTGCGCCGCCAGCTCATCACCAGCAACGCGCGCATCTACGACTATCTGGACCGCCGGGCGGTCTTCTCGCTGCTCATGGAACACCTGGAGGGCAAGCGCAACCGGCGGCTGCTGGTCTGGTCGCTGCTCAATTTCGAGTGGTGGCTGCGGCGGTTCCTGGGCTAGGGGGCGCGGATGCTGGACGGCAAGACCTTTTCGGAACTTCAGGCCGAGCTCGATGCGGCGGACTGGTCGGGCTGCGAGCCCCTGCGGCTGGCCGTGCTGCGCAACGTGGTGCTGGAGCCCATGGCCCCGGCCCTGCGCCACCTGCTGCGCCAGGCGGGCCTGCGCGCGGAGTTGGACTTCGGCCAGTACGACACCGTGATGCAGGAGGCCCTGGGCCCGGGCGGGCCCGTGGGGCCGGACACGGGTTGCGTACTGGTGGCCGAGGCCCTGGAGCTGCTGGACCCGGAGCTGGTGCGCGGGTTCGCGGCCCTGGAGCCCGGCGCCGTGCGCGCGCGCTGCGACGCGGTGCTGGACCACGCCCGGGCCGTGCTCGCGGCCCTGCGCGGGCGGACCCAGGCCCCGGTACTGTGGTGCGGCTACGAGACGCCGGTGCATCCGGCCCTGGGCGTGCTCGACGCCCAGGGGCCCGGGGGCCAGCTGGACGCCGTGCGCGGGCTCAATGCGGGGCTGCGCGCCCTGCTGGCCGAGTTCCCCAACGCCTTTTTCGTGGACCTGGACTTGTGCCTGGCCCGGGTGGGCGCCGAGCGGTTCTTCGACCGCCGCTGGTGGTACCGCGCCCGGGCGCCCTACGCCCTGGCGGGGCTGGCCGCCGTGGCCCGCGAGGTGGCGGCCCTGGTGCGCGCCCTGCGGGGCCGGGCGCGCAAGTGCCTGGTGCTGGACTGCGACGGCGTGCTCTGGGGCGGCGTGGTCGGCGAGGACGGCCCCGGGGGCATCCACCTGGGCCCCGGGCACCCCGGCGCGGCCTATGTGGACTTCCAGCGCGCGGTGCAATCCCTGGCCGCGCGCGGAGTGGTCCTGGCCCTGTGCAGCAAGAACAACGAGGCCGACGTGTGGGAGGTCTTCCGCAGCCATCCGGGCATGGTCCTGGGTGAGCAGGACATCGCGGCCTGGCGCATCGACTGGAACGACAAGGCCGGGAACATCGAGGCCCTGGCCCGGGAGCTGAACCTGGGCCTGGACGCCATGGTCTTCGTGGACGACTCGGCCTTCGAGGCCGGGCTGGTGCGCGCGCGGCTGCCCGAGGTGGCCGTGCTGCACCTGCCCGCCGAGGGCGCGACGGGCAACGCGGACACCCTGGCCGGGTGCGGGCTGTTCGACACCCTGTCGCGCTCCGCCGAGGACCGGGCGCGCGGGGTCATGTATCGCGGCGAGGCCCGGCGCAGGCGCCTGCGCGCCGAGGTGCCCGACCTGGACGCCTATCTGCGCTCCCTGGACATGCGCCTGGACGTGCGCGTGGCCGCGGGCCCGGGGGACGCGGGGCCAGCCGACGCGGGCGCCCTGGCCCGCGTGGCCCAGCTCACGCAGAAGACCAATCAGTTC
This sequence is a window from Desulfocurvus vexinensis DSM 17965. Protein-coding genes within it:
- a CDS encoding HAD-IIIC family phosphatase translates to MLDGKTFSELQAELDAADWSGCEPLRLAVLRNVVLEPMAPALRHLLRQAGLRAELDFGQYDTVMQEALGPGGPVGPDTGCVLVAEALELLDPELVRGFAALEPGAVRARCDAVLDHARAVLAALRGRTQAPVLWCGYETPVHPALGVLDAQGPGGQLDAVRGLNAGLRALLAEFPNAFFVDLDLCLARVGAERFFDRRWWYRARAPYALAGLAAVAREVAALVRALRGRARKCLVLDCDGVLWGGVVGEDGPGGIHLGPGHPGAAYVDFQRAVQSLAARGVVLALCSKNNEADVWEVFRSHPGMVLGEQDIAAWRIDWNDKAGNIEALARELNLGLDAMVFVDDSAFEAGLVRARLPEVAVLHLPAEGATGNADTLAGCGLFDTLSRSAEDRARGVMYRGEARRRRLRAEVPDLDAYLRSLDMRLDVRVAAGPGDAGPADAGALARVAQLTQKTNQFNLTARRRSADDVRALAASPGHLVAWVALEDRFGAMGIVGAAIAVLDGRGGAQLDTFLLSCRALGRGVETAFLAGVLAALRARGAAQATGLFVPTARNAQVRDFYPAHGFAPEGAAGQDGALRFVLDLDGPLPAVPGHFSAVDGPAGAPGASAGAGEGA